The following coding sequences lie in one Peribacillus frigoritolerans genomic window:
- a CDS encoding membrane-spanning protein, giving the protein MSILKHKIIIIFSLVFIAFMTGLLIFYLIKDDSSRWMVALGGILVSALPILLLFVKNNPFNIPIIIGYYVFIFCTTFLGSIANFYVDFKWWDSGLHFYKGIFVAFVGIALYKQFIPPKARKDVSRWVIFLFVLSLSVIATVLWEIYEFVGDITFTHTMQRGGNKDTMYDIIYGLTGGLLISIYSIVQKSKL; this is encoded by the coding sequence GTGAGTATATTGAAACATAAAATAATCATCATTTTCAGTCTGGTTTTTATAGCATTCATGACTGGCTTACTCATCTTTTACCTCATAAAAGATGATTCTTCCCGATGGATGGTAGCCCTTGGGGGAATATTGGTAAGTGCCTTGCCCATTTTATTACTGTTTGTAAAAAATAATCCTTTTAACATTCCAATCATAATCGGTTACTATGTTTTTATTTTCTGTACGACATTTTTAGGGTCTATCGCAAATTTTTATGTGGATTTTAAATGGTGGGACTCTGGCCTTCACTTCTACAAAGGTATTTTCGTGGCTTTTGTTGGAATTGCTCTTTATAAACAATTCATTCCTCCAAAAGCGAGAAAAGATGTTTCAAGGTGGGTCATCTTTCTATTTGTTCTCTCACTTTCAGTCATTGCCACTGTTCTTTGGGAAATATATGAGTTCGTAGGAGATATCACTTTTACTCATACCATGCAGCGAGGCGGTAATAAAGACACCATGTACGATATAATTTACGGTCTTACGGGCGGCCTGCTTATCTCCATTTATTCTATTGTACAAAAATCAAAATTATAA
- a CDS encoding DUF5392 family protein produces the protein MNIKINNIPSFMQAEIEQLQSKLSPLLKKNMKYGFFSTVMIGFSVINLFFLLFKNESLPISKIALGIYALVGAVGFALLKENKHNQKEIVKMSQQYMLDRIKKSSYITDARKSNYFKRVNEHPLTAMNVFFEFLAEEQQWKNKSSHPD, from the coding sequence ATGAATATTAAAATAAATAATATACCTAGTTTCATGCAAGCCGAAATCGAACAACTTCAATCAAAATTGTCCCCCTTGTTGAAGAAAAATATGAAATACGGTTTTTTTTCGACTGTGATGATAGGCTTTTCCGTCATTAATCTTTTTTTCCTTTTATTTAAGAACGAATCTTTACCCATCTCGAAAATTGCACTTGGAATCTATGCATTGGTGGGAGCTGTTGGATTTGCTTTATTAAAAGAAAACAAACACAACCAAAAAGAAATAGTGAAAATGAGTCAACAATATATGTTGGATAGAATTAAAAAAAGCAGCTATATAACAGATGCCAGAAAAAGTAATTACTTTAAAAGAGTAAATGAGCATCCGCTTACTGCCATGAATGTTTTTTTTGAGTTTCTTGCTGAAGAACAACAATGGAAGAACAAATCCTCTCACCCTGATTAA
- a CDS encoding aromatic ring-hydroxylating oxygenase subunit alpha, producing MSIKENVQFSPTLPYSRYVEPEVFNEERKKIFRKSWILAGHASQVEKVGDFMTIDIAGEPIIVSHGTDGELRAFYNICPHRGMKVENSDKGNKKILQCGYHGWTFKLDGSVHRAPNFKTNELGIHSCMKSIRLEVQNAMIFVNLDKNAPSMAEAYQEFLEEMKEYPFFDSLKLVRETRRVVKANWKAVVDNYLECDHCSIAHPGFAKSFDLSNFCTTTHDKFTYQYMTASKNGEGDQARFYWVWPNMMINVYPGDGNVNTIQVIPVDAVTSLGIYRDYSLDEKTTIEKEEYFKFVDQVRQEDFELVEKLQKGLSSEAFTNGIFSPTEHAAVYFHELIHKKLQN from the coding sequence ATGTCTATTAAAGAAAATGTACAGTTCAGCCCTACACTCCCTTATTCACGGTATGTCGAACCAGAGGTATTCAATGAAGAAAGAAAAAAAATCTTTAGAAAGAGTTGGATATTAGCTGGGCATGCAAGCCAAGTTGAAAAAGTAGGCGATTTCATGACAATAGACATCGCCGGAGAGCCTATTATCGTTTCTCACGGTACTGATGGTGAACTTCGTGCTTTCTACAATATTTGCCCTCATCGCGGAATGAAAGTAGAAAACTCCGATAAAGGAAATAAGAAAATTTTACAATGCGGATACCATGGATGGACGTTCAAATTAGATGGAAGTGTGCATAGAGCTCCTAATTTTAAAACGAATGAACTGGGAATACACAGCTGTATGAAATCCATTCGCTTAGAAGTTCAGAATGCTATGATTTTTGTCAATCTAGATAAAAATGCACCTTCTATGGCAGAAGCATATCAGGAATTTTTAGAGGAAATGAAAGAGTATCCCTTCTTTGATTCACTGAAACTAGTTAGGGAAACCAGGCGTGTAGTAAAAGCTAATTGGAAAGCCGTTGTTGACAATTACCTTGAATGTGATCATTGTTCCATTGCTCATCCTGGCTTTGCAAAATCCTTTGATTTATCAAACTTTTGCACAACGACACACGACAAATTCACCTATCAATATATGACAGCAAGTAAGAATGGCGAAGGTGATCAAGCGCGTTTTTATTGGGTTTGGCCAAATATGATGATTAACGTTTATCCTGGAGACGGGAATGTGAATACTATTCAAGTAATTCCTGTTGATGCCGTGACGTCTTTAGGTATTTATCGTGATTACTCCCTCGATGAAAAAACAACCATAGAAAAAGAAGAATATTTTAAATTTGTTGACCAAGTACGGCAGGAAGATTTTGAACTGGTGGAAAAACTGCAAAAAGGATTAAGTTCCGAGGCATTTACAAATGGTATCTTTTCTCCAACTGAACATGCTGCAGTCTATTTTCATGAACTTATTCATAAAAAGCTCCAGAACTAA
- a CDS encoding aldehyde dehydrogenase family protein, whose translation MRYLNYINGKWKEPTTGEYKENLSPHNGENLGEFPSSAVVDLHDAVAAAKNSFPDWKKLSFQQRASYLQKAADILKKNIQEVGQDLIKEEGKTFLEGMGEANRAASILEYYAAEARQPIGEVIPSANANTFLYTIRTPLGPVGLITPWNFPIAIPVWKLAPALIYGNTVVIKPADFTPKSVYHVMKAFDEAGLPPGVINCVFGRGSVIGAALVEHPDVKAISFTGSNQVGQQIQKQAIEHGKKVQAEMGGKNPLVVLADADLEKAVEIAIGGAFKSTGQKCTATSRVIVEEGIYEVFRERLVARTKELKVGDPLKEESYIGPAVSRSQRDGVLEMIDVGKSEATLLCGGEIPAEEELANGFYVRPAIFENVPQHARIAREEIFGPVIALFKAGNYEEAVKMANDTEYGLSASICTNNLTLAQRFIEDVEVGLVHVNSETAGTEPQMPFGGCKNSSAGSREQGKSAVEFYTEVKTVYMDRV comes from the coding sequence ATGCGTTACTTAAATTATATTAATGGAAAATGGAAAGAACCCACTACAGGGGAGTATAAGGAAAATCTTAGTCCCCATAATGGAGAAAATTTAGGAGAATTTCCATCAAGTGCTGTGGTTGATTTACATGATGCAGTGGCAGCCGCAAAAAATTCATTTCCTGACTGGAAAAAGCTGTCGTTTCAGCAACGGGCTTCATACTTGCAGAAAGCAGCTGATATTTTAAAAAAGAATATTCAGGAAGTAGGTCAAGATTTGATAAAGGAAGAAGGGAAAACATTCTTGGAAGGGATGGGGGAAGCCAATCGTGCCGCCAGCATACTTGAATATTATGCTGCTGAAGCCCGGCAGCCAATCGGGGAAGTAATTCCTTCAGCAAATGCCAATACATTTTTATACACTATCCGCACCCCGCTAGGTCCGGTGGGGTTGATTACACCATGGAACTTTCCTATCGCCATCCCTGTATGGAAATTGGCGCCGGCCCTGATTTACGGGAATACAGTCGTGATTAAGCCGGCTGATTTTACACCTAAGTCGGTCTATCATGTGATGAAAGCATTTGATGAGGCGGGTCTTCCGCCTGGTGTCATCAATTGTGTATTCGGAAGGGGTTCCGTCATTGGTGCTGCATTAGTGGAACATCCGGATGTGAAGGCCATATCTTTTACAGGCTCGAATCAAGTAGGTCAACAAATTCAAAAACAAGCCATTGAACATGGAAAGAAAGTGCAAGCGGAAATGGGAGGGAAAAACCCGCTCGTCGTCCTCGCCGATGCTGATCTTGAAAAAGCAGTGGAAATAGCTATAGGCGGAGCTTTTAAATCCACAGGGCAAAAATGCACAGCCACTAGCAGGGTGATTGTCGAAGAAGGAATTTATGAAGTATTCCGGGAACGGCTTGTCGCGCGTACGAAAGAATTAAAAGTGGGCGACCCGCTCAAAGAAGAATCATATATCGGTCCCGCTGTTTCTAGATCACAACGCGATGGCGTGCTTGAAATGATCGATGTTGGGAAATCAGAAGCTACGCTGTTGTGTGGAGGGGAGATTCCGGCAGAAGAGGAATTGGCGAACGGTTTTTATGTCCGGCCGGCTATCTTTGAAAATGTTCCACAACATGCCCGCATTGCACGTGAAGAAATCTTCGGACCAGTCATCGCCCTTTTTAAGGCCGGAAATTATGAGGAAGCAGTTAAGATGGCAAATGATACAGAGTATGGATTGAGCGCATCAATTTGTACAAACAATTTAACGTTGGCTCAACGGTTTATTGAAGATGTGGAGGTGGGTCTTGTTCATGTCAATTCGGAAACAGCAGGAACCGAACCGCAAATGCCATTTGGCGGATGTAAAAATTCAAGTGCAGGCAGCCGTGAACAAGGGAAGAGTGCCGTTGAATTCTATACTGAGGTCAAGACAGTCTATATGGATCGGGTATAA
- a CDS encoding amino acid permease, with amino-acid sequence MQTEHENQPKELQRSMKSRHLFMLSLGGVIGTGLFLGSGYAIGEAGPLGAIVAYLVGGLLMYLAMICLGELSVVMPVSGSFQVHATKFIGPATGFVIGWIYWLSWALYVGLEFVAAGLLMTRWFPDIPVWIWCVIFTILLFTINALTTRSFAETEYWFSGIKVLAVILFIIIGAAAMFGLIHMEDAQPAPFFSNFIGDGLFPTGFTGVFISMMTVVYAFQGSEIMGVAAGETENPQKSIPRAIRNIVIRVLLFYVLAIFVLSAIVPWQEVGVLESPFVTVFEMVGIPYAADIMNFVILTAVLSVGNTGLFACTRILFSLSQNGMAHSAFGKLNRRGVPMNALLVTMVFALLSLLTSVVAEETLFVVLLSISGVGGVLTWMAIAFAQYRFRKQYIRAGGKVENLKFRVPFFPFAPILCIIMCLGIFVFTAYDPTQRTSLYWGLGFVVACYIFYYFRYARRKVEVPALTNDQPNDFVQ; translated from the coding sequence ATGCAAACGGAACATGAAAATCAGCCAAAAGAATTACAGCGTTCAATGAAGAGTAGACATTTATTCATGCTCTCCTTAGGTGGGGTAATTGGAACAGGTCTTTTCCTGGGCTCAGGATATGCAATCGGTGAAGCTGGACCCTTAGGAGCGATCGTTGCCTATTTGGTCGGTGGTTTATTAATGTACTTGGCGATGATTTGTCTCGGTGAATTATCGGTAGTGATGCCGGTATCCGGATCCTTTCAGGTCCATGCAACGAAATTTATCGGTCCCGCCACTGGATTTGTCATTGGCTGGATTTACTGGCTGAGCTGGGCACTTTACGTAGGCCTGGAATTTGTAGCGGCCGGTTTGCTCATGACTAGATGGTTTCCCGATATACCAGTATGGATATGGTGTGTGATATTTACAATACTTTTATTCACTATAAATGCATTAACGACGAGAAGTTTCGCTGAGACAGAGTATTGGTTCTCCGGGATTAAAGTACTTGCCGTCATTCTATTCATAATTATCGGTGCTGCAGCGATGTTTGGATTGATTCATATGGAGGATGCACAACCTGCCCCATTCTTTTCCAATTTTATAGGAGATGGACTATTCCCTACAGGATTCACGGGTGTGTTTATATCGATGATGACAGTCGTATATGCTTTCCAGGGATCGGAAATCATGGGTGTTGCAGCAGGAGAGACGGAAAACCCGCAAAAAAGCATTCCGAGAGCGATTCGAAATATCGTAATACGTGTGCTGCTTTTCTATGTACTGGCAATCTTTGTTCTGTCGGCCATCGTCCCGTGGCAAGAAGTTGGGGTATTGGAAAGCCCATTTGTTACCGTGTTTGAAATGGTAGGCATTCCTTATGCAGCTGACATTATGAATTTCGTAATTTTGACGGCGGTCCTCTCTGTAGGAAACACGGGTCTGTTTGCTTGTACAAGGATCCTTTTCTCCCTTTCTCAAAACGGTATGGCGCATTCTGCATTTGGAAAGCTCAATCGGCGCGGTGTACCTATGAACGCCTTACTCGTCACCATGGTCTTTGCCTTGCTGTCTTTACTTACTAGTGTAGTAGCGGAAGAAACGTTATTCGTTGTGCTACTTTCCATAAGCGGGGTTGGAGGGGTGCTTACTTGGATGGCGATTGCGTTCGCACAGTACAGATTCCGTAAGCAGTATATCAGAGCAGGCGGAAAGGTTGAAAATCTGAAGTTTAGAGTACCTTTTTTCCCGTTTGCCCCGATTCTCTGCATCATTATGTGTCTTGGTATTTTCGTGTTCACCGCTTATGATCCGACACAGCGCACTTCGTTGTATTGGGGGTTAGGTTTCGTCGTTGCTTGCTATATATTTTACTATTTCAGATATGCGAGAAGGAAAGTGGAGGTGCCAGCCTTAACAAATGATCAGCCCAATGATTTTGTTCAATAG
- a CDS encoding Glu/Leu/Phe/Val family dehydrogenase: MLKPYLVVEWNDTETDAKGWLVVHNFVKGYTGGGTRMHPTVTREEVERLAEAMAYKYVACESGTTGGCKAGIAYDYKAPDAYAVLRRFLIAMMPYIDIGVSLGSDLGTKYEDVLKIFNEFGIDIPLTKSMKQNPNVLQGIKDFDELLTTKIDGLFLNDVVTGYGVAFSADEAWKFKSGKGGAKVVIQGFGCVGASCALKMSQLGYKVVGISDAALLVTCEEGLDVQKLIDHKNMYGEMDKAFFEPHYDVRPNTEWLDIDCDILIPSALEDVIHISNAKSVKASLIVEAANIPLSPEGDEIIKQRGIDVVNDFVANLGAIRFYDVVIFGLVKPNPQAVVDDIEKLCRKNTFHLFTQAKKQKKYQREVAYEIFKPTISDLPEYTVPSEALS, encoded by the coding sequence TTGTTAAAACCATATTTAGTTGTGGAATGGAATGATACGGAAACAGATGCTAAAGGCTGGCTGGTCGTCCATAACTTTGTCAAAGGTTACACAGGCGGCGGTACTAGAATGCACCCAACGGTTACAAGAGAAGAGGTCGAGAGGTTGGCCGAAGCTATGGCTTATAAGTATGTAGCCTGTGAGTCTGGGACTACTGGCGGTTGTAAAGCGGGCATTGCCTATGATTATAAAGCGCCAGACGCATATGCAGTGTTAAGAAGATTTTTGATTGCGATGATGCCTTATATAGATATAGGGGTATCGTTAGGCAGTGATTTAGGTACCAAATATGAAGATGTGCTCAAAATATTTAATGAATTTGGCATTGATATCCCCCTAACGAAATCAATGAAGCAGAATCCGAATGTTCTGCAAGGGATAAAAGACTTCGATGAACTGTTGACGACAAAAATCGACGGGTTGTTTTTAAACGATGTCGTAACAGGCTATGGTGTGGCTTTTTCCGCAGATGAGGCATGGAAATTTAAAAGCGGAAAAGGTGGAGCGAAAGTTGTCATTCAAGGATTCGGCTGTGTAGGGGCAAGCTGCGCATTGAAAATGTCCCAGTTAGGTTATAAAGTTGTGGGAATTTCCGATGCAGCCCTTTTGGTTACATGTGAAGAAGGATTGGATGTCCAAAAGCTTATTGATCATAAGAATATGTACGGGGAAATGGATAAAGCCTTTTTTGAACCGCATTATGATGTAAGGCCAAACACGGAATGGCTCGACATAGATTGCGACATTTTAATTCCGTCCGCATTGGAGGATGTCATCCACATATCCAATGCCAAAAGCGTAAAAGCGAGCTTGATCGTTGAGGCGGCGAACATTCCCCTTTCTCCCGAGGGAGACGAAATCATAAAACAGAGAGGAATAGATGTTGTCAATGATTTCGTTGCCAACCTTGGGGCGATAAGATTTTATGATGTGGTTATTTTCGGATTAGTTAAACCAAATCCACAAGCTGTCGTTGATGATATAGAAAAACTATGCAGGAAAAATACGTTTCATTTGTTTACACAAGCAAAAAAACAAAAAAAATATCAAAGAGAAGTAGCTTATGAAATATTTAAACCGACAATCAGCGACCTTCCAGAATATACAGTGCCTTCCGAAGCGTTATCGTGA
- a CDS encoding thiamine pyrophosphate-dependent enzyme: protein MKVSGGKAVVEVMAKEGVKKAFCVPGESYLSVMDALYQHPEIELISARHEGGASFMAEGYAKASGEVGVCMATRGVGATNLAIGIHTAAQDSTPLVALIGQVERPFKEKEAFQEVNLTGFFSHLCKWTVEIDRVERIPELLQRAFHIARSGRPGPVLVALPHDMLEDEAELNINPSYRPLPPQPHMEDVKQAMDTIRNAERPVLIAGGGVIHAKANRLLVQFVETMKLPVVTAFRRFDAFPNSHPSYAGWLGFGTPQYLLDAIRDADVVLALGTRFSQVGTQDYTLLSKNTKLIHVDICPEIFGKVYAPSLAIEADAKSFLEQALQAPESGSFISCEDHLKGLHDKYMEFSEPKADYTEDFVDMDGLMHDLAVGLPKDTIITNDAGNFFGWLSRYYRFEQENTYVGPTSGAMGYGLPAAIGAKLAQPHKHVVSISGDGGFMMTLQEIETAVRYKIPTISIVVNNNIYGTIRVHQERHFPNRVVGTDLSNPDFAELARLFGAHGEKVEKNSDFAPALQRAIASGLPAVIEVAVNPKILSVGQDKKEVHEKLVSNN from the coding sequence ATGAAAGTCAGTGGAGGAAAAGCAGTCGTAGAAGTAATGGCTAAAGAAGGGGTAAAAAAAGCTTTTTGTGTACCAGGTGAAAGTTATCTTAGTGTAATGGATGCGCTATATCAACATCCTGAAATAGAACTTATTTCCGCCAGGCATGAAGGAGGTGCCTCTTTTATGGCGGAAGGGTATGCCAAGGCTTCAGGGGAGGTAGGAGTTTGTATGGCAACCCGTGGAGTGGGGGCTACAAACTTAGCTATCGGCATTCATACTGCTGCTCAGGATTCAACCCCTTTGGTTGCGCTTATTGGCCAAGTCGAACGCCCTTTTAAAGAGAAGGAAGCCTTTCAGGAAGTGAATTTGACGGGTTTTTTCAGTCATTTATGTAAATGGACGGTAGAGATCGATCGTGTGGAAAGAATCCCGGAATTATTGCAACGGGCTTTCCATATTGCGCGATCGGGTCGTCCGGGCCCTGTATTAGTGGCTTTGCCGCATGACATGTTAGAAGATGAGGCAGAGTTGAACATTAATCCTTCTTATCGCCCGCTTCCTCCTCAACCACATATGGAAGATGTGAAGCAGGCGATGGATACAATACGAAACGCGGAGCGCCCCGTATTGATTGCAGGAGGAGGTGTGATTCATGCTAAGGCCAACAGGCTGCTTGTACAATTTGTGGAGACAATGAAACTTCCTGTCGTTACAGCTTTCCGTCGATTTGACGCGTTTCCGAACTCACACCCTAGCTATGCAGGATGGCTTGGGTTTGGGACACCTCAATATTTACTTGATGCAATCCGTGATGCAGATGTAGTTTTGGCATTAGGGACACGATTCTCTCAAGTAGGAACCCAAGATTACACCTTGCTTTCTAAAAATACAAAACTGATCCATGTGGATATTTGTCCAGAAATTTTTGGTAAAGTGTATGCTCCTTCCCTTGCCATTGAAGCAGATGCCAAGAGCTTCTTGGAACAAGCACTACAAGCACCAGAATCAGGATCTTTTATTTCATGCGAGGATCATTTGAAGGGATTGCACGATAAATATATGGAATTTTCTGAACCAAAGGCCGACTATACAGAAGATTTCGTGGATATGGACGGATTGATGCATGATCTGGCCGTCGGTCTGCCGAAGGATACCATCATTACAAATGATGCAGGAAACTTTTTTGGGTGGCTATCCAGATATTATCGTTTTGAACAAGAAAACACATACGTGGGGCCAACGTCGGGTGCGATGGGATATGGACTGCCTGCTGCTATTGGGGCAAAGCTGGCGCAGCCTCACAAACATGTTGTTTCTATTTCAGGAGACGGCGGCTTTATGATGACTCTCCAAGAGATTGAAACCGCTGTACGGTATAAAATTCCGACTATATCAATTGTTGTGAACAACAATATTTACGGAACAATTCGTGTACATCAAGAAAGGCATTTTCCAAATCGGGTCGTTGGAACTGACTTGTCTAATCCTGATTTTGCCGAATTGGCGCGCTTATTTGGAGCACATGGTGAAAAGGTTGAAAAAAATAGTGATTTTGCGCCAGCGCTGCAAAGGGCGATTGCTTCAGGGCTGCCTGCTGTAATCGAAGTTGCAGTAAATCCAAAGATTCTATCTGTAGGCCAAGACAAGAAGGAAGTCCACGAAAAGCTAGTGTCGAACAATTAA
- a CDS encoding sodium:solute symporter family protein: MNEALLVILFFLVLCIWLGLQARKGKNMSLEQWAIGGRGFGSFLLFFLIAGEMFTTYTFLGASGGAYRSGMPPALYAFNCFYFVIAYWLLPPIWRYAKKNNVISQSDFYDKKYNSPALGVLVAVISVISIIPYLIMQLKGLGIIVSETSYGSISPNVAIVVGVIAITIYVTASGMHGVAWTAVIKDIMILAVVVFMGIYFPLHYYGGLQPMFEAINTAKQGLLIFPEQGLSISWFISATIMTALAFYMFPHMLAGVFSAKSPKSLRWNAGIMPIYQVIIIFSLFIGFSAILQVPNLQGAEADLALFKMAKMSFDPWFVGVIGASGAMAALIPSSLVLTATATILSKNVYKVWKPNTSDEQLQRLSRMLVPVISIVTLYFTFNGGESIFTLYLMAYSFMAQLFPALFFSLWKKNPVTVQGAFAGMIVGILIVIYSTTSGTTLATLFPSLPQGIQDLDVGLAVLFINIAVTLGVSAVTRKTSIRMEEKKQVSGMEKLIK, translated from the coding sequence ATGAATGAAGCCCTGCTTGTTATCCTTTTCTTTCTGGTTCTGTGTATTTGGTTAGGGCTTCAAGCTCGAAAAGGTAAAAATATGAGTTTGGAACAATGGGCTATAGGCGGAAGAGGCTTCGGCAGCTTTTTGCTCTTCTTCTTGATAGCAGGTGAAATGTTTACGACCTATACGTTTTTGGGCGCGAGCGGAGGAGCTTATAGATCGGGTATGCCTCCTGCCTTATATGCTTTCAATTGCTTCTATTTTGTAATCGCATATTGGCTGTTGCCGCCTATTTGGAGGTATGCCAAAAAAAATAATGTCATTTCTCAATCTGATTTTTATGACAAAAAGTACAACAGCCCGGCTTTAGGTGTTCTTGTGGCGGTAATTAGCGTCATTTCAATTATTCCATATCTGATCATGCAGTTGAAAGGGTTAGGTATTATCGTATCGGAAACCTCCTATGGGTCCATCTCTCCAAATGTGGCTATAGTTGTTGGTGTAATTGCGATCACAATTTATGTAACTGCCTCTGGGATGCATGGAGTAGCGTGGACCGCGGTCATTAAAGATATCATGATTCTGGCAGTTGTCGTCTTTATGGGGATTTATTTTCCACTTCATTATTACGGTGGTTTACAGCCGATGTTTGAAGCAATCAATACAGCAAAACAAGGTTTATTGATATTCCCGGAACAAGGTTTGAGTATCTCTTGGTTTATTTCAGCTACGATCATGACAGCACTGGCATTCTATATGTTTCCTCATATGTTAGCGGGTGTGTTCTCTGCAAAAAGTCCCAAATCACTCCGTTGGAATGCTGGGATTATGCCAATTTATCAAGTAATCATCATTTTTTCGTTATTTATTGGTTTTTCTGCGATTCTCCAAGTTCCGAATTTACAGGGAGCAGAAGCAGACTTAGCTTTATTTAAAATGGCGAAGATGTCATTTGATCCCTGGTTTGTCGGAGTTATTGGAGCATCAGGGGCGATGGCAGCCCTTATACCCAGTTCACTAGTGTTGACAGCTACGGCCACGATCCTTTCAAAAAATGTATATAAGGTGTGGAAGCCGAATACATCAGATGAACAGCTTCAAAGATTGAGCAGGATGTTAGTACCTGTCATTTCTATAGTGACTCTATATTTTACGTTCAATGGCGGGGAGTCGATTTTCACGTTATATCTTATGGCATATAGCTTCATGGCACAGTTGTTTCCAGCACTATTTTTCAGTCTGTGGAAAAAGAATCCTGTTACCGTTCAAGGAGCTTTTGCCGGAATGATCGTTGGAATCCTAATTGTCATATACTCGACTACTTCAGGTACGACGCTTGCTACTTTATTTCCATCTCTACCGCAAGGAATACAAGATCTTGATGTGGGGTTAGCTGTATTATTCATCAATATTGCAGTAACTTTGGGAGTGAGTGCCGTTACTAGAAAAACTTCAATTCGGATGGAAGAGAAAAAACAAGTTTCCGGAATGGAAAAACTTATTAAATGA
- a CDS encoding DUF3311 domain-containing protein, with amino-acid sequence MKKIIYVISAIPALGSLVVINRIEPYVLGMPFVLFWAILWVCLTSVFLIIANKLDPATEEEED; translated from the coding sequence ATGAAGAAAATAATCTATGTGATAAGTGCAATACCGGCACTTGGCTCGCTTGTGGTTATCAATCGAATTGAACCTTATGTGTTAGGGATGCCATTTGTTCTTTTTTGGGCCATATTATGGGTCTGTCTTACATCGGTTTTTTTGATAATTGCTAATAAACTTGATCCTGCAACCGAGGAGGAAGAAGACTGA
- a CDS encoding hydroxyacid dehydrogenase produces MSHLVYIPQDIEKEGKSYLVEKGFKIKVGSDLSQEILMEEIKGCDAVLTRSTAVINREVITAAENLKVIAKYGVGLDNIDIEAATERGIYVTNTPEANANSVAEHVMALILSLSKNLNLADKELRSGNFAIRNQLFGMDLEGKTLGIIGLGRIGRILAKKASEGFDMKVIGYDPYVTANPNSELEIATDLERVFRYSDVISLHLPLTKTTKGIIGSREFSWMKPSSFFVNASRGGVVKESDLVNALQAGEIAGAGIDVFEVEPPDKWNPLFKLDNVIVSPHNAALTKEGSIRMAIHAATQVEQVLTGVKPNWAVNEPLTKGVSM; encoded by the coding sequence GTGAGTCATTTAGTGTATATTCCTCAAGATATTGAGAAAGAGGGGAAAAGTTATTTAGTAGAAAAAGGCTTTAAGATTAAAGTAGGGTCTGATCTGTCGCAAGAAATTCTTATGGAAGAAATCAAGGGATGTGATGCAGTATTAACGAGATCAACGGCTGTAATAAATAGAGAAGTTATTACAGCAGCTGAAAACCTCAAAGTAATAGCTAAGTATGGAGTGGGCTTGGACAATATCGATATCGAAGCCGCTACAGAGCGTGGCATTTATGTAACAAATACCCCAGAGGCGAATGCGAATTCTGTAGCTGAACATGTAATGGCATTAATTTTATCATTGTCCAAAAACTTAAACTTGGCTGATAAAGAGCTGCGCAGCGGGAATTTTGCTATCCGTAATCAACTTTTTGGCATGGACTTGGAAGGCAAGACTTTGGGGATTATTGGACTGGGTAGAATCGGTAGAATACTGGCAAAAAAGGCTTCCGAAGGCTTCGATATGAAAGTGATTGGCTACGACCCCTATGTTACAGCCAACCCGAATTCTGAGTTGGAGATAGCAACAGATTTAGAAAGGGTATTCAGGTATTCTGATGTTATTAGTCTACATCTGCCGTTAACGAAAACAACAAAAGGAATAATAGGAAGCCGTGAGTTTTCCTGGATGAAACCTTCCTCCTTTTTTGTAAACGCTTCCAGGGGCGGTGTGGTGAAGGAAAGTGATTTAGTAAACGCTTTGCAAGCGGGTGAGATTGCCGGCGCTGGAATAGATGTTTTTGAAGTTGAACCTCCTGATAAATGGAATCCCCTTTTTAAATTGGATAATGTGATTGTCAGCCCTCATAATGCGGCATTGACGAAGGAAGGTTCGATACGCATGGCTATACATGCAGCAACGCAAGTGGAACAAGTTCTTACTGGCGTGAAACCGAACTGGGCTGTAAATGAGCCCTTAACTAAAGGGGTGTCAATGTAA